In Zingiber officinale cultivar Zhangliang chromosome 11B, Zo_v1.1, whole genome shotgun sequence, a single window of DNA contains:
- the LOC122033445 gene encoding uncharacterized protein LOC122033445, translating into MDCCDKLLSESGIIWSVLNAVYTKFSLIQGLEDAVDKLQRTQNSIQCLLIDAEALDIVNEAVKGWVCDMKTVAFDAENIIDEFQTLVDITKHAEAPSRRRKRSIPYLGGFMTLVKRRRIAEDIAKIEDRLDEIRKSRMNLGLEPSDGQRRSNGSNEMVCIPTSAKFDESRIFGRTKECDSVVAALKAKSVSNLHIVVIHDLPGIGYMFQEIDAPSTDNGNGNDRHIQNTCVTSDEGLYEGFDWLSSNIKKSKLLEAFYLSNNNC; encoded by the exons ATGGATTGCTGCGACAAGCTCCTCTCGGAGTCGGGCATCATCTGGTCCGTTCTTAATGCGGTCTACACCAAGTTCTCCCTCATTCAAGGCCTCGAGGATGCTGTCGACAAGCTCCAGAGAACCCAGAATTCGATCCAATGCTTACTCATTGATGCTGAAGCGCTTGACATCGTCAACGAAGCAGTCAAGGGTTGGGTCTGCGACATGAAGACCGTCGCCTTCGACGCCGAAAATATTATCGAcgagttccagactctcgtcgATATCACCAAGCACGCAGAAGCTCCTTCTCGTAGAAGGAAGAGGTCAATCCCCTATCTCGGAGGCTTCATGACCCTCGTCAAGCGTCGCAGAATCGCCGAGGATATTGCCAAGATCGAGGACAGACTCGACGAGATCCGTAAAAGCCGAATGAATCTTGGATTGGAGCCCTCGGATGGACAGCGGCGAAGCAACGGCTCGAATGAGATGGTCTGTATTCCTACCAGTGCAAAGTTTGATGAGTCTAGAATTTTTGGAAGAACTAAAGAGTGTGATTCGGTTGTAGCTGCTCTTAAAGCTAAATCAGTTTCGAATCTGCATATAGTTGTGATCCACGACCTCCCTGGAATCG GATATATGTTTCAAGAAATTGATGCACCATCCACTGACAATGGCAATGGAAATGATAG GCACATACAAAATACTTGTGTTACATCCGATGAAGGTTTGTATGAAGGGTTTGATTGGCTCTCCAGCAATATCAAG AAATCAAAACTTCTTGAGGCTTTTTATCTCAGCAACAACAATTGTTAG